The genomic segment CACACAGTTTGTACAACATTTCAGACAAAACTACTGAATTCCAGTACACATGGCAACATATGTTTCAAAACAACACTAAGTTGTTAGGATCACTTTAGCGAGCTACAGTTGGAAGCTGAGAAATATAATGTTATGGATGGAAATCTTTCACCTGTGACACCAGACCACTGTTACAGGTGTTTGGCTGCCAACAGAGAAACATTCCCCTTTCAAGAAGAAATGTTTCAGAGGAAAGTGAAAATAGCAGTGGGTCTCCCTGCTTCACTGTTCCTTTAGAAACTGAAACAGTTTCAGCACGAGGCTTCAGAGTGGTGGGGAGAGTCTAAATGTGACTCAGTCCGGTTTTTCAAAAGTCCGATTCAAATGGCAAAAGGCAAAAAGATCAAAAACCAACAATGTTATGAATGACTCCTTGTTGTGGAGACTCGCTCTTACTGCTGGGGAAGTCCAGAGGAGGTTGCTTGGATTGTTCCCAGTCTACCGTTCACTTGGACTGTCTTTTTGGGCACAGCAACCTAGTAGAAGGAGAAACGgcatgtcatgtttgtgtttcgttttcatttgtttccgtTTATTGATACAAATATTAGCTTATGGCTCGCTGGAAAGAAGTGGTCAGGTTCTGTGGTTTTGCAAAGTCAAACTGGATAAAACAAGGGGGAACATGCCTAAATtgaaaagaagacatttgtttattttttctaaaaataaatgcactttgTTTCTAGAAACTTTATATTCTCACAGCCATTAACCTGAAAAACTACTTCAtctccttttaaatgtttattcagCTGTTCAGTTGTCACATTAATCTTTcctttatcttttatttatcttttccTGGCAAGATGTTGAGAAACCAAACCAAAGATGTAAGAAGAGAACTCTGAGTCAAGTCATATATTTTTGAGTTACTGTCTCAGGCTTTATCTGCTCTGCTCATCGCTTTTTTGTCTCCCCTCAAATAATCTCTTCACCGTGTGCTGCTTGAGCAGATGGTTCATTTTAAGAGAATCACGGCATCTTTGTCCAGTTGGACATGTGTAAATAGTGTCAAGATTTCTGCAACAGCTCTCACTCTGTGGCAAAAATGTACAGTAGacgctgtgtgtttttttctgtatttgtacCTTTTTTAGCTTCTCTGCAGCTGATCCAGAGCGAATGGCCTCCAGCATGGCCTCTCGGGCCAAGCCAGGGTTCATGGCGGTGTTAGCACTTGGAGGTGCGACAGTCCTAGGCTTACCCGCGGGCAAGATagggggaggaggtgggggtgCAAACATGggagctggtggtggtggtggcggtggggTCAGGACGGGAGGTGAAGTGGAAGAtacaaagagaggagagggaggagggtcTGCACTGCTCTCCTCCTTCTTAAACTTCTCAAGCTCATCAGCTGCCTCAGATTTGGTCTGCGggacacaaaatgtgtgacaatgGTGAGGCTTCTCTTTGTAAGGACTTGACAATATGGCCAAAAACTTGagcacaataacaacaacagtacaTATACATCAGTCAATATTGATAGATATCACAATAAATGTAGGAGGAGAACTCATACGTGCATCTCCTCAACCCCTAACATGCAAATATAAAGAAGTACTCCTCTCTTTTTCTAATTTTGGGATacacattcatatttttatatggTTTTCCATCTTGTTCATTTCAGTCATTCTAGTTTACACagatatttggttttatttttgtttgttttttttaagaagcacAACAATTTTGAGACTGTATTAGTCATGCAGCATTCCAGAGATTCCACTTCTGGTAAAGAACCTCCAGAATAGAACTGCAGATGTTTCAGCTACAGCAGCAGGTTTCCTGCCCTTTCGCTCCACATGGGTCTTTAGATGACAACAAACCACAACTCTACTAAAATACTGTAGACACCAATGCTACGTAGCATGCTTTTACTACGTagctaacacacacagacacaggcaggaGAGAGAAATTCACATTTTCCTTTGATAAATTTCCTTTGCAAACTGCAATACATGTTTATTCATTCTTAAGTGTTACAAGACTAAACAGCGTCACTCTGTGAAGATTCACCAGATGCAGTAGTCACTATAAGCTCTCAATGAATGACAATGCTGATTTGGAGAAGATGCAAATGCTTATTCAccatttctctctttgtttaacaataaaaacaaagttttgttGAAATGTGGTCATGAagaaagtctttgtttttttttgacttgatGGAGGTGCCTGAGGAAATGCTAATGGAACACCAATGGTATTATCCAAAGGAGACCATGAATCTCTAAACCAAATGTTTTGCCAGTCTCTGTAATATAATATTAGATAAAAACCTTAGGAAACATCGCTTATGATTTGATATCTAAAATCAAAAGCTCAAGTTATCTCTTTGACAATATCACAACAAATGGCAATAAAATTGTAAAAGACATTATGGCACTTCAAAACTCAGGGGatagtgacaaaaatgtttctTCCAGGGATCTGTAGCTACAAAATTATTTGAGTCATTTAAGCACGAAGCATCCAATGACTGATTAATACTGTCCTCACTAGAAGGCATACAGTGATATTACATGAATAGCTAGTAGAGTATTTTACCTTCTTCAGCCGGGCAGATTTACTTTGGCCTCTAATGGCAGCCAGAAGAGCGGATCTCTCATTCTCCTCATCAACATAAGATAACTTCTTTGTGCAAGTGTCAGCAGAAGTGGATATCTAACAATGACACACAAAGAGGGACATCAATCCACATCAACAACAGAAGCAATTCACATCACATATTTCTCTTCCAACTCATGAGTTCCTCCAAATACTGGGCGATAGCTCACCTTTTTCAGCCTCTCCTTGCCTGTCCCAGTCTGGATTGCATCCATCAGGCTGCTGTGCAGAGAAGTCTCCTTCTCAACGGATTTACAGATCACTGGTCTGAACTTTTTCACTGGCCCGAACACCGTCGCTGCCTGTGATATGTCGTTACTGTCTGACACTGTGACAGAAGGCTGTGGTCGTGCATCACGTGTAAGATGGGTGGCTGTCTTGGTCGTGTCTTTTGTGTTCTGCAGAGGAGGAGCGAAATACTCAGCACACTGTAATATCAAATGTGGAAGCCAAGAGCGGCCATGGTCACTACTATATTTTTCTAATGTTGTCGGAAAAGATCATGGAATAATCACTCAATAAAAAGGCTGTTATTCCGTGATCTTGagatgaaagaaataaaaactatagTAGCCATTCTCAGCTTCCGTAATCAATTAATGCAATTTTTcaaatccatatttacttaCTGTTTGGACACCGGTTTTTGAGGCTGTGGATTGTTGGGAAGATGAGCGTGGTAGactgttttgtgtgggattggTGCCACTGGGACGAATAGGTTTAATATCTTCTCTGTCATTGTTGGAGATCACATGTATCTGGGTGGGGCCACTAGACTGACTGTGCTTATTCttggctgtttttgtttctagtGTATTAAAGCTTCCATTGGTGGATCCAACACAATGTCCAAATCCTCCCGTGTCTGGGCTGTCCTCTCCAAAATCTCTCTGGCTATCCGACACATACTCAGGGTAACTCATGGACCTCTTTGGGCCAAAAGTGTGGGGTTTATAAGCCGAGTCATTCTTCTTATTATCTGACAGTGATGACTGGAAAGATTGGTGTGGATTCACTTGTATGGACCTTCCTGATCTCTGGAAGCCGATagtctgtgttttcacaggGGCAGAGGAGTCAGGGTTGAGAGGGGTGGTGCTAGGATTAGCAGGAgtcttttttgtgtatttattgatggcAGATGCCACGTAATGACTTGATGTTCGCCTGGAGGGTTTAAGGAAGGACGTGTCTGTTTGCAGGTCTGGAAGGACTGGAGAGGAAAGAGCAGGTTTCATACTTAGTTGCTGAGTGTTTTTAGAGACTGAAGTCTGGCTCTCCAGCTTTTCCTCCTTTGCAACATGGATGTCTTTCAGTTGTTCTTTAGTTTCTTCTTTGATTTTGTCTGCAGgtttatgttttctttctgttgtttCAGTGTTAGTGGTCTTCCATGTATTGCCATCTTTATTCTCTTTAGCCTTATTGATCTGACCTTTGCTGAGAGGCACAGCAGTTTCTTGTCTTTCTGGACCTGAGCTCCAAAAGGCTTTGGCTTTTCCAAGAAGAGGAGACTCCTCACTACCATTCATTCCCAACACTGAtgcaccaccagctctgttttGGGTGATGCCCACTTTGACCATATTTCCTTGATCGTCAATCTTAATGGCACCTGCAATTCTTGAGGCAGCAGCATCTCTGGTATCAGCATATACGACAGGTTTCGGAGGAACCACAGTGAACGTTTTCATACCAAAGCGTGATGCGACATTATGTGTGATTTGACCCAGTGAAGAGTTATTTTGATAAACACTAATCTCTTCAACTCGTTGTGATCTCTGAATGGCTGTTGATAAAAGAGGCTTCCTTTGATCATTGTTCTTGATAGGATCAGGCTTGATCTCAGTGCTCTTGGTGTGTTTCTGCATGTCAGTGTTGGATAGGACTGCTGATTTTGTTACCCGTTTATCCTCTTTCACACCGTTACTGTCAGTCGTACCCATGGCCTTTATTTTTGTCTCGATAATCTTATCTTCCTCTTTATCGCGTGTAGACATTTTCACCTGCAACTTCCCAAGATGCTCAGGTTGAGATGGCTGCTTTGTATCTGCGTAGCTTCTACTATCAGCAGCTGTACAagcactgttgtttttcttctgaagCTCCATGCTGGGCTGCTGGCATAATCCTGGACCTTTGATATGATGGGAAAGAGAAAAGTGAATTACATCAAAACACAGCTGTTTTACAACTGAGCTATAAAAATAAGCATGaaccaaaataatcaaaattccAAAATTCTTCATACCTTTGTTGCCACCTGACTTAGTCCTGGTAAGTGACTTTGCCTCATTTTCTAATTTTGTAATTTCGTAGTCCTCCAGTACTTCATCTATGGCTGTGACTGGCACATCCATGTCCACTACAGACACTGGCACATCATTACTGTTTGTGGACATAGTCTTTTTCACTGAGAAAACACCTTTGTGGTCTGGAAAAGAGGAGCAGATTCAAGTGGTAACACATAACACCTTGATACTTgggacacatttatttgtggttTTGTCAGGAGGCCAGTATGGCTATAACCAAAATTCGTTGAACTGGGAACACTCACTTAATGTGAGCCACAGTCCACTTAAACCACACATCTGGTGGACTGTGATCCACGCTCCCTCACCTGCAAGGTCTGCATCAAAATCTGCCAAAGTCTGATGGAGCTGGGCTGTGAGATCCGGGTCATCTTCATAGTTGTCCGTTATTCTGCCCGACTTTGCCTGTGGGTTGATGCCATTGTGCCTGAGGACGATATATAAGTATCAAAAACACATCTGCAAATATTATGTAAACCACATTAACAGCCCACACATTATCATAACATAAATCAAATAACATCGACACATGCAAAACTGTAACACAAAAAACTCTCATAGTTTTCATTAACTTTCACCTTTTTTTGCCAGCACTGTGTCCAGCACTCTTCCCGTTACTATTTTGCCATAGAAATCGAAAGAGGGTAAATGCAGGTCagtaagagaaagagaaaaaaggtgTTGCATTTAAATATACTGTTCTGTGCTATTTCAGATCTGTACTTAGTTTTTATTGAAGCATGTTGGCTTTGAAACACACAGCAGTAAAGATACTATTACCACAGTGCCTTAGCTTAGTATTCTCATGAGTTAGTGGTGTGTCAGCCATAACAAATTTGCAACAAGGCGGCCAAACCAAATAGAAGT from the Solea senegalensis isolate Sse05_10M linkage group LG9, IFAPA_SoseM_1, whole genome shotgun sequence genome contains:
- the cobl gene encoding protein cordon-bleu isoform X1 codes for the protein MTDSAKPPFGRRMKAHAPPPPRAPQPAPRHIFRNTDGGGTSGMDAKENMLRPTVDFKLTLPQGYQTSVTEDGSKALMDLLVELCSRFHLNPALHTLELLSPEGHSLGFKPNALLGSLNVACVFIKEKVWEDKVVRRPAPKVPEKTVRLLVNYHGSQKAVLRVNPLVPLEALTPVICDKCEFDPSHVLLLKDGISRQKLPLDKSLTELGIKELYVHDKSLVLQPKMASAPALNYSDSLYSSTTSLGKSEKKGLLGIFQFSRKKSKKTSVDMDECDDNVFQNTDTQTNGLSKVSGVPSTLGQSQSVMNMSRMSPKADIKKRQAPVPPEAPATTTGHGFEAYQMGLGSESQQRKRKAPAPPPTPSSITPGSDDTSASAPRTPDTTEISIQALPTRMAESVHASSTIVVMQTVKPVPMKTSTQPNPPTTNSPTSTSSTSDSLAYQDSNSELSHSLDDSDADQDQAGSHCSSVTSSSASGSVQLQPITKSSVYRLEESEKLRGMAAKSNQEVNSASSSRSETESASSLKLDEAENNRHSAIAWLHSMRSSAASGHKANTEAPEEETVSLGSSSGSSSLPDQGYAASEGMGEDSGIISSPTDTQPTSPDGSLSPDGSSRGGGERLLGPVRDNSSDSDEGCATWGSRHRHNGINPQAKSGRITDNYEDDPDLTAQLHQTLADFDADLADHKGVFSVKKTMSTNSNDVPVSVVDMDVPVTAIDEVLEDYEITKLENEAKSLTRTKSGGNKGPGLCQQPSMELQKKNNSACTAADSRSYADTKQPSQPEHLGKLQVKMSTRDKEEDKIIETKIKAMGTTDSNGVKEDKRVTKSAVLSNTDMQKHTKSTEIKPDPIKNNDQRKPLLSTAIQRSQRVEEISVYQNNSSLGQITHNVASRFGMKTFTVVPPKPVVYADTRDAAASRIAGAIKIDDQGNMVKVGITQNRAGGASVLGMNGSEESPLLGKAKAFWSSGPERQETAVPLSKGQINKAKENKDGNTWKTTNTETTERKHKPADKIKEETKEQLKDIHVAKEEKLESQTSVSKNTQQLSMKPALSSPVLPDLQTDTSFLKPSRRTSSHYVASAINKYTKKTPANPSTTPLNPDSSAPVKTQTIGFQRSGRSIQVNPHQSFQSSLSDNKKNDSAYKPHTFGPKRSMSYPEYVSDSQRDFGEDSPDTGGFGHCVGSTNGSFNTLETKTAKNKHSQSSGPTQIHVISNNDREDIKPIRPSGTNPTQNSLPRSSSQQSTASKTGVQTNTKDTTKTATHLTRDARPQPSVTVSDSNDISQAATVFGPVKKFRPVICKSVEKETSLHSSLMDAIQTGTGKERLKKISTSADTCTKKLSYVDEENERSALLAAIRGQSKSARLKKTKSEAADELEKFKKEESSADPPPSPLFVSSTSPPVLTPPPPPPPAPMFAPPPPPPILPAGKPRTVAPPSANTAMNPGLAREAMLEAIRSGSAAEKLKKVAVPKKTVQVNGRLGTIQATSSGLPQQ
- the cobl gene encoding protein cordon-bleu isoform X4 — encoded protein: MTDSAKPPFGRRMKAHAPPPPRAPQPAPRHIFRNTDGGGTSGMDAKENMLRPTVDFKLTLPQGYQTSVTEDGSKALMDLLVELCSRFHLNPALHTLELLSPEGHSLGFKPNALLGSLNVACVFIKEKVWEDKVVRRPAPKVPEKTVRLLVNYHGSQKAVLRVNPLVPLEALTPVICDKCEFDPSHVLLLKDGISRQKLPLDKSLTELGIKELYVHDKSLVLQPKMASAPALNYSDSLYSSTTSLGKSEKKGLLGIFQFSRKKSKGLSKVSGVPSTLGQSQSVMNMSRMSPKADIKKRQAPVPPEAPATTTGHGFEAYQMGLGSESQQRKRKAPAPPPTPSSITPGSDDTSASAPRTPDTTEISIQALPTRMAESVHASSTIVVMQTVKPVPMKTSTQPNPPTTNSPTSTSSTSDSLAYQDSNSELSHSLDDSDADQDQAGSHCSSVTSSSASGSVQLQPITKSSVYRLEESEKLRGMAAKSNQEVNSASSSRSETESASSLKLDEAENNRHSAIAWLHSMRSSAASGHKANTEAPEEETVSLGSSSGSSSLPDQGYAASEGMGEDSGIISSPTDTQPTSPDGSLSPDGSSRGGGERLLGPVRDNSSDSDEGCATWGSRHRHNGINPQAKSGRITDNYEDDPDLTAQLHQTLADFDADLADHKGVFSVKKTMSTNSNDVPVSVVDMDVPVTAIDEVLEDYEITKLENEAKSLTRTKSGGNKGPGLCQQPSMELQKKNNSACTAADSRSYADTKQPSQPEHLGKLQVKMSTRDKEEDKIIETKIKAMGTTDSNGVKEDKRVTKSAVLSNTDMQKHTKSTEIKPDPIKNNDQRKPLLSTAIQRSQRVEEISVYQNNSSLGQITHNVASRFGMKTFTVVPPKPVVYADTRDAAASRIAGAIKIDDQGNMVKVGITQNRAGGASVLGMNGSEESPLLGKAKAFWSSGPERQETAVPLSKGQINKAKENKDGNTWKTTNTETTERKHKPADKIKEETKEQLKDIHVAKEEKLESQTSVSKNTQQLSMKPALSSPVLPDLQTDTSFLKPSRRTSSHYVASAINKYTKKTPANPSTTPLNPDSSAPVKTQTIGFQRSGRSIQVNPHQSFQSSLSDNKKNDSAYKPHTFGPKRSMSYPEYVSDSQRDFGEDSPDTGGFGHCVGSTNGSFNTLETKTAKNKHSQSSGPTQIHVISNNDREDIKPIRPSGTNPTQNSLPRSSSQQSTASKTGVQTNTKDTTKTATHLTRDARPQPSVTVSDSNDISQAATVFGPVKKFRPVICKSVEKETSLHSSLMDAIQTGTGKERLKKISTSADTCTKKLSYVDEENERSALLAAIRGQSKSARLKKTKSEAADELEKFKKEESSADPPPSPLFVSSTSPPVLTPPPPPPPAPMFAPPPPPPILPAGKPRTVAPPSANTAMNPGLAREAMLEAIRSGSAAEKLKKVAVPKKTVQVNGRLGTIQATSSGLPQQ
- the cobl gene encoding protein cordon-bleu isoform X5, whose protein sequence is MTDSAKPPFGRRMKAHAPPPPRAPQPAPRHIFRNTDGGGTSGMDAKENMLRPTVDFKLTLPQGYQTSVTEDGSKALMDLLVELCSRFHLNPALHTLELLSPEGHSLGFKPNALLGSLNVACVFIKEKVWEDKVVRRPAPKVPEKTVRLLVNYHGSQKAVLRVNPLVPLEALTPVICDKCEFDPSHVLLLKDGISRQKLPLDKSLTELGIKELYVHDKSLDSLYSSTTSLGKSEKKGLLGIFQFSRKKSKGLSKVSGVPSTLGQSQSVMNMSRMSPKADIKKRQAPVPPEAPATTTGHGFEAYQMGLGSESQQRKRKAPAPPPTPSSITPGSDDTSASAPRTPDTTEISIQALPTRMAESVHASSTIVVMQTVKPVPMKTSTQPNPPTTNSPTSTSSTSDSLAYQDSNSELSHSLDDSDADQDQAGSHCSSVTSSSASGSVQLQPITKSSVYRLEESEKLRGMAAKSNQEVNSASSSRSETESASSLKLDEAENNRHSAIAWLHSMRSSAASGHKANTEAPEEETVSLGSSSGSSSLPDQGYAASEGMGEDSGIISSPTDTQPTSPDGSLSPDGSSRGGGERLLGPVRDNSSDSDEGCATWGSRHRHNGINPQAKSGRITDNYEDDPDLTAQLHQTLADFDADLADHKGVFSVKKTMSTNSNDVPVSVVDMDVPVTAIDEVLEDYEITKLENEAKSLTRTKSGGNKGPGLCQQPSMELQKKNNSACTAADSRSYADTKQPSQPEHLGKLQVKMSTRDKEEDKIIETKIKAMGTTDSNGVKEDKRVTKSAVLSNTDMQKHTKSTEIKPDPIKNNDQRKPLLSTAIQRSQRVEEISVYQNNSSLGQITHNVASRFGMKTFTVVPPKPVVYADTRDAAASRIAGAIKIDDQGNMVKVGITQNRAGGASVLGMNGSEESPLLGKAKAFWSSGPERQETAVPLSKGQINKAKENKDGNTWKTTNTETTERKHKPADKIKEETKEQLKDIHVAKEEKLESQTSVSKNTQQLSMKPALSSPVLPDLQTDTSFLKPSRRTSSHYVASAINKYTKKTPANPSTTPLNPDSSAPVKTQTIGFQRSGRSIQVNPHQSFQSSLSDNKKNDSAYKPHTFGPKRSMSYPEYVSDSQRDFGEDSPDTGGFGHCVGSTNGSFNTLETKTAKNKHSQSSGPTQIHVISNNDREDIKPIRPSGTNPTQNSLPRSSSQQSTASKTGVQTNTKDTTKTATHLTRDARPQPSVTVSDSNDISQAATVFGPVKKFRPVICKSVEKETSLHSSLMDAIQTGTGKERLKKISTSADTCTKKLSYVDEENERSALLAAIRGQSKSARLKKTKSEAADELEKFKKEESSADPPPSPLFVSSTSPPVLTPPPPPPPAPMFAPPPPPPILPAGKPRTVAPPSANTAMNPGLAREAMLEAIRSGSAAEKLKKVAVPKKTVQVNGRLGTIQATSSGLPQQ
- the cobl gene encoding protein cordon-bleu isoform X3 is translated as MTDSAKPPFGRRMKAHAPPPPRAPQPAPRHIFRNTDGGGTSGMDAKENMLRPTVDFKLTLPQGYQTSVTEDGSKALMDLLVELCSRFHLNPALHTLELLSPEGHSLGFKPNALLGSLNVACVFIKEKVWEDKVVRRPAPKVPEKTVRLLVNYHGSQKAVLRVNPLVPLEALTPVICDKCEFDPSHVLLLKDGISRQKLPLDKSLTELGIKELYVHDKSLDSLYSSTTSLGKSEKKGLLGIFQFSRKKSKKTSVDMDECDDNVFQNTDTQTNGLSKVSGVPSTLGQSQSVMNMSRMSPKADIKKRQAPVPPEAPATTTGHGFEAYQMGLGSESQQRKRKAPAPPPTPSSITPGSDDTSASAPRTPDTTEISIQALPTRMAESVHASSTIVVMQTVKPVPMKTSTQPNPPTTNSPTSTSSTSDSLAYQDSNSELSHSLDDSDADQDQAGSHCSSVTSSSASGSVQLQPITKSSVYRLEESEKLRGMAAKSNQEVNSASSSRSETESASSLKLDEAENNRHSAIAWLHSMRSSAASGHKANTEAPEEETVSLGSSSGSSSLPDQGYAASEGMGEDSGIISSPTDTQPTSPDGSLSPDGSSRGGGERLLGPVRDNSSDSDEGCATWGSRHRHNGINPQAKSGRITDNYEDDPDLTAQLHQTLADFDADLADHKGVFSVKKTMSTNSNDVPVSVVDMDVPVTAIDEVLEDYEITKLENEAKSLTRTKSGGNKGPGLCQQPSMELQKKNNSACTAADSRSYADTKQPSQPEHLGKLQVKMSTRDKEEDKIIETKIKAMGTTDSNGVKEDKRVTKSAVLSNTDMQKHTKSTEIKPDPIKNNDQRKPLLSTAIQRSQRVEEISVYQNNSSLGQITHNVASRFGMKTFTVVPPKPVVYADTRDAAASRIAGAIKIDDQGNMVKVGITQNRAGGASVLGMNGSEESPLLGKAKAFWSSGPERQETAVPLSKGQINKAKENKDGNTWKTTNTETTERKHKPADKIKEETKEQLKDIHVAKEEKLESQTSVSKNTQQLSMKPALSSPVLPDLQTDTSFLKPSRRTSSHYVASAINKYTKKTPANPSTTPLNPDSSAPVKTQTIGFQRSGRSIQVNPHQSFQSSLSDNKKNDSAYKPHTFGPKRSMSYPEYVSDSQRDFGEDSPDTGGFGHCVGSTNGSFNTLETKTAKNKHSQSSGPTQIHVISNNDREDIKPIRPSGTNPTQNSLPRSSSQQSTASKTGVQTNTKDTTKTATHLTRDARPQPSVTVSDSNDISQAATVFGPVKKFRPVICKSVEKETSLHSSLMDAIQTGTGKERLKKISTSADTCTKKLSYVDEENERSALLAAIRGQSKSARLKKTKSEAADELEKFKKEESSADPPPSPLFVSSTSPPVLTPPPPPPPAPMFAPPPPPPILPAGKPRTVAPPSANTAMNPGLAREAMLEAIRSGSAAEKLKKVAVPKKTVQVNGRLGTIQATSSGLPQQ
- the cobl gene encoding protein cordon-bleu isoform X2, with protein sequence MKAHAPPPPRAPQPAPRHIFRNTDGGGTSGMDAKENMLRPTVDFKLTLPQGYQTSVTEDGSKALMDLLVELCSRFHLNPALHTLELLSPEGHSLGFKPNALLGSLNVACVFIKEKVWEDKVVRRPAPKVPEKTVRLLVNYHGSQKAVLRVNPLVPLEALTPVICDKCEFDPSHVLLLKDGISRQKLPLDKSLTELGIKELYVHDKSLVLQPKMASAPALNYSDSLYSSTTSLGKSEKKGLLGIFQFSRKKSKKTSVDMDECDDNVFQNTDTQTNGLSKVSGVPSTLGQSQSVMNMSRMSPKADIKKRQAPVPPEAPATTTGHGFEAYQMGLGSESQQRKRKAPAPPPTPSSITPGSDDTSASAPRTPDTTEISIQALPTRMAESVHASSTIVVMQTVKPVPMKTSTQPNPPTTNSPTSTSSTSDSLAYQDSNSELSHSLDDSDADQDQAGSHCSSVTSSSASGSVQLQPITKSSVYRLEESEKLRGMAAKSNQEVNSASSSRSETESASSLKLDEAENNRHSAIAWLHSMRSSAASGHKANTEAPEEETVSLGSSSGSSSLPDQGYAASEGMGEDSGIISSPTDTQPTSPDGSLSPDGSSRGGGERLLGPVRDNSSDSDEGCATWGSRHRHNGINPQAKSGRITDNYEDDPDLTAQLHQTLADFDADLADHKGVFSVKKTMSTNSNDVPVSVVDMDVPVTAIDEVLEDYEITKLENEAKSLTRTKSGGNKGPGLCQQPSMELQKKNNSACTAADSRSYADTKQPSQPEHLGKLQVKMSTRDKEEDKIIETKIKAMGTTDSNGVKEDKRVTKSAVLSNTDMQKHTKSTEIKPDPIKNNDQRKPLLSTAIQRSQRVEEISVYQNNSSLGQITHNVASRFGMKTFTVVPPKPVVYADTRDAAASRIAGAIKIDDQGNMVKVGITQNRAGGASVLGMNGSEESPLLGKAKAFWSSGPERQETAVPLSKGQINKAKENKDGNTWKTTNTETTERKHKPADKIKEETKEQLKDIHVAKEEKLESQTSVSKNTQQLSMKPALSSPVLPDLQTDTSFLKPSRRTSSHYVASAINKYTKKTPANPSTTPLNPDSSAPVKTQTIGFQRSGRSIQVNPHQSFQSSLSDNKKNDSAYKPHTFGPKRSMSYPEYVSDSQRDFGEDSPDTGGFGHCVGSTNGSFNTLETKTAKNKHSQSSGPTQIHVISNNDREDIKPIRPSGTNPTQNSLPRSSSQQSTASKTGVQTNTKDTTKTATHLTRDARPQPSVTVSDSNDISQAATVFGPVKKFRPVICKSVEKETSLHSSLMDAIQTGTGKERLKKISTSADTCTKKLSYVDEENERSALLAAIRGQSKSARLKKTKSEAADELEKFKKEESSADPPPSPLFVSSTSPPVLTPPPPPPPAPMFAPPPPPPILPAGKPRTVAPPSANTAMNPGLAREAMLEAIRSGSAAEKLKKVAVPKKTVQVNGRLGTIQATSSGLPQQ